The sequence gtgtattaGAATAACGATAACAATAAggacttttaatattaaatgcttTTTATATCCGCACGTGCAATTACACAATATCAATAAATCTACAATTCTTTgattaagatatttaatttttttacgatattAGATGGCACttcttttctcaaattttaatttttattatatgtcgagaatctaaaataaattttaaagtttgaaaattttaagcaaaatgatattataatattattttgtttttattattttattatttttgaaattgtgctgtccaaattttttttatttttcgttacattttaaTGGACTTTGTTTTTCatcgaaaaatttatatcaatgtaaaaattctaaagtaaaattaattttctttgacCTTTACTGAaacattttacttaaattgatgataatatatatatttatattttctgcagAAACTTGCCCATTTCCACGCGTCAGGTCTTGccgtaaaaatcaataatccACGCCAGTTTAACACACTGAACATggatatagaagaaataatttacaagGACAATTCCCAAACATCGGCAATGAGGTCGTGTACCGAAATGTGTGTGAGTTcgataatagaatatttagatataatagagCCACAAACGCAGgagttgcaaaaaattaaggaTTACATTGCCACCTACATCGACAAAACTTACGACACGATGCGTCATCTGTTTGTCAAGCCTAAGCAAAAGTACGACACGATCTGCCACGGTGATCCATGGATGAATAATTTGCTCTTCCTCCATGACAATGATGGCAAAATAATCGATCTAAAGATGGTAGATTACCAGATAATTAGACATACTTCGTTGTCCACGGACATCCTTTACTTGATATACAGCAGCGTACGATCGTCATTGATCGAGAGGAGTTTCGAGAGTCTCATCAAGATCTATCATAACGAGTTTCTCAATGAGCTCCGTCGATTACACGTGGACGAGAAGGTTCTGGCGGAGCTCGGGATGGATTGGCTGAACACAGAGTTGCGGACTTATGCGTTTTATGGACTACTCGTCGGATGTTTTCTGATGAATCCAATTTTggcggaggaggaggacgTTCAGCAATTCGAAACGCTGGATTTCGGCCCGATGAATCCGCTGTACCATGCCGACACGAATTCGAAGACGAACCAGAAGAAACTCGAGCGCATCAAATGCATCGTGTTCCATCATTACAGGAGATTTTATTTGGGCATTATTAATGATGATATCGAACCGATATCTAATACGGAACAGTATTAAGATTGCCTAGAGTAATCATGATaatatttcgttttttgcctaatcgtttaataaataacaaaactgATGTTTACTAAAGTATAAAGGAAAGTCTTCGTGATTTAATCCCGTGTTACATAAATGCACCAGTGTATATTAAGGAAGCTGAGGCTCATATGTTGTATACATGTGatgtacatatacaatataaaaaaatatagcaatgTTTAGAAAATGATTAACTGTGGgtatcttttttcattttaatagttatttttaatttaattactcgatttgtatatataataattaatacgagTGAAACTTTGGCTGATATTGTAGATGTGAGTGTTCTgaaatttgataattgtttaaatagtTTGATTTTAAGCCATTTTAtgccattttatttttattcaaaatgtctcaacaaaatgtatttctaaTACGTCAAATAACGTCAAATAACTATTGtctaaatatgaagaaatattgtCTATTAGAAcagtttttgtaattattgctTGCGAAgtatattatgcaaaatatgcTGTGCGTTCTGCATAGAAGAAAGAAACATAGACTTgctaaaaattcatattacgCACgagcgaaaattattttagattctTCTTAACGCGTCGGCAGAGGACACAGGTAAGCggtataatttacattggcTCGTAAGTTGCACAAACCATTTCTTAACAAAGCCGTTGGGTAACGATGTTCTAAACGGTGATTTGTGCAAACGACGTCTTTTCTCACAACATAATTCCGTCGTCGAACTCGTGCCGAAATCTATCCCCGCGCGACGCCCGTCTATTTCGTCGCTGCGGTATTATTCCATTATTTCAAAGCGATATTCCACTATGATTATTGTTACCGACGAGACCGCATTACGGGCGACGTCTCGGAGTGAGGTAATTTCTTGATGTTTATTAGcctcattattttatattacgcgAGCGAAGTTAATAATACACTCTTCTCAGTAATCCCGCTTAAAAGGTCGTGAAAATGGAATCGCGTCGGGCAGTatcatatattacacacatatgctgctataaaaatttctgtcaACTATAACAATGACGTCAGCGTTGATCACGCGCATTCTGCATGATTGATACATCCATATAGGTTTAATGACTGCCTTTTAGAATCAATCGAGGAGGGACGAGGGGGTCCCCCTATTTCCCCgcacgtaaaaataatattttcaatcgaATTTCGCGGATGATGACTGCGTGTGCCGCATGTAACGGAGAGGTGAAAGATCAACGGAGAAAGCGGCAGTAATATCGAAGGTTAAATCACTCGTGACACCGCGCACCTACGATTTCGTAGTGGAATTAATGGAGgggcgtgtgtatgtgtgtgtgcaaagtgATTGCGCGTCGTTTTGACTGGGACGGATGCTTACGATAAGTTAGGGGTGTCAGTTTCGCAGCTTGTGCAGCGGGCCAATGTCCCAGGGCGTGGGAGCGCGTGTCGCTTAATTGCCACactcctcccctcccccctccccttttgTCCCGGTGTGTTGCATTGTTCCGCGCGCACAGGCACGCGGAAACACGCGTGTAACACCGAGAGGAATATTAAAATGCCGGAAGGACGCGTTCTCTCTCGCGCCTCTCTCGGCGCGTTACGTGGCTCCCTGCCTTGCCTATTGTTCGACGACGGTGTC is a genomic window of Monomorium pharaonis isolate MP-MQ-018 chromosome 7, ASM1337386v2, whole genome shotgun sequence containing:
- the LOC105839430 gene encoding uncharacterized protein LOC105839430, coding for MMENGSCSVARSPEDIAKQFQAYLRKFENDDKLVISKAVDRPGSKPGDNYTSMLIRTRLVGTCGDGSPYAKTFMSKIIIGDKKITQLIDLFDLFRMETHAYAKILPILGSFGPRCIHADKNIIIMEDLAEKGYVNCERRNFLDLDHTVYALKKLAHFHASGLAVKINNPRQFNTLNMDIEEIIYKDNSQTSAMRSCTEMCVSSIIEYLDIIEPQTQELQKIKDYIATYIDKTYDTMRHLFVKPKQKYDTICHGDPWMNNLLFLHDNDGKIIDLKMVDYQIIRHTSLSTDILYLIYSSVRSSLIERSFESLIKIYHNEFLNELRRLHVDEKVLAELGMDWLNTELRTYAFYGLLVGCFLMNPILAEEEDVQQFETLDFGPMNPLYHADTNSKTNQKKLERIKCIVFHHYRRFYLGIINDDIEPISNTEQY